GATAGGATGTCCGACATCGGACTGGACACACTCTCTGAGGGGGACATCGAGGATGAGCCCCAGAGCCCAGGGGAGTCAGTGCAAGAGGCTGAGCTCACATGTCGCGCTAGGTGGCTCGAGAAAATGCGCAAGGCTTTTGAGGAGCCCAACTCTTCCCTTGTAGCGCAGCTTTTGGCTTCAGTGTCCGTGATCTTTGTTATCGTTTCTATGATTATGCTGTGCGCTAGCACCCTGCCggattgggatacagccaagaGAACTACTGTGGAGGAGCACAGGTAGGCGATAGTCAAGGGTCAGTTAACTTGAAGGAATAGAAGCCCCCTCATGAAAATGCTGCCAAATGTTTAGGCGCAATGTGTGCGGATATCCTACAACTGAGACTGTCTTGCGTAAAAGTGAACTGAACAGATGGAATCGTGTCAAATATTTGATTCTGTCATCATAAgtagcataaataaataaatatacctCTTAACATTTGATCATGCATGCGTTCAAGGCAACGGCCAAAGTCATTGCGCACTAATATTAATCAGGAGGTGGATGCATTGAGATGTTTTCTACCTCAGCTTTTTGAGTGTTTTCTAGGATGTTTGCTATAATAACGTAaaagcaagatatttaaaacatCCATGTATTACATTGGCTGCTGGGGATTTGTTCTTGTGCTTTCGTGAATTGATGCCCCTGAAGTCAGTATGCCCGCTGACAAGTTTCAGGCAGCACATTACACCTTAGCCGGACACATTACACCTGTGCCGGACAGGCCCCCAAGGAAGCAAATCAATAACCAATCCATAGCTTTCCCCTCTTATTTCTCCCACCCTCTTCACAGTTAGTCTGAATATGTTTACTGCCCTGCTTAGTTTACACTGCATTGCGCACATGAAGGGCAAACATCAGGTAATCATAGATTCATAATATTTGAGTGGGCAATGAGATAAAAGTAGAATGTGTACTGAGGGGATTATATAATAGTGCAGGCAAACAAAGAAATTAGGCCACTTACAGGAATCATCATAagtcagagttttgttttgtttttttaacttaagcATGTAGGCGCAAGGTGAAAACGTGTATCTCTATGTCTGTGTGATTTTGCCCTGTACTTTCCTGGAAGCCTGAGCTGGCCATTCTCTATATAAGGTTAGGTTATGCTCCCTCAGGCTGGACATAGTTTTGAGTTTTGGATCAGCTACAGTGGTTAAGTAATCAACTACAAGTGGCTTGTATACTCTGAGGTCAAAAGGATTCCAATGTAGTTTCATGTCATTAGATGATGCAGTTCTCTCAGTTGCTACATAATTTGGGTTGGTGTAACTATTCTGATAGTTGCTTTGCAGGTATTTTAGTAATTTCTGGGCTTCGCTGCATTTATATCTAATGCAAGAATCATCATTCTCTAATTCATTTTGACTGGCCTTGCTCTGCTTGTCAATGGGGTAATTGCGTGACCGTCTTTGACACAGTCTTTCTTTGAAGGGTTTAAACCCTCCCTCTGTGCAGTTTCCCGGCAATTTACTAGCCCGTGTATCTGTCCTGCTGTCTTTGTTTACTTGTGCCAGGCCTGAACTGCGACAGCTTTGTTCCTTATTTCCCATCATTTAACTCCCCTTGCTTTGCTTCCTTCTTCCTCACATTTACTGACTGCCAGGCAGTATTTCATATTTCATGCCATCCATATCTCACTGTACCTCCtctgtcatttcctgtttacagTGTGTGCAACTAATTTTTCTTCTATCTTCTCTGTAGGATAGTGGAGGCAGTGTGTATTGGCTGGTTCACGGCAGAGTGCATAGTGCGCTTTCTGGTGGCCAAAGACAAGTGGGACTTCCTCCGCAGGCCACTCAACATCATCGACGTGATTGCCATCACCCCCTACTATGTCACTATGGCGATGGCCCGGGCAGGGATGCCAGGTGCTGGGCTCGGGGTTGCTGGAGTCATACTGCGGGTCCTGAGGATGATGAGAGTGTTCTGGCTCATGAAGCTGGCCAGACACTTCCTGGGACTGCAGACTCTGGGGCTGACTCTCAGGCGCTGCTACCGAGAGATGGTCATGTTGATGGTGTTTGTCTGCGTTGCCATGGCTATATACAGTGCCCTGGCCCAGCTACTGGAACACGGCTTGGATCTGGAGACCCAGAACAGTGATTATGCCAGCATCCCTGCTGCTGCCTGGTGGGTTATTATTTCAATGACAACAGTGGGTTACGGGGATGTGTACCCGGTGACAATCGGAGGACGGGTGCTTGGGGGAATGTGTGTAGTGAGCGGCATTGTGCTCCTGGCACTGCCCATCACATTCATCTACCACAGTTTTGTTCAGTGCTACCATGAACTCAAACTGCGCTCTGCCAGATATGCACGCAACCTGTCGGCAGAAATGCTGCGGTGAACATGTCCTATCCTGCCTGCCATCCTGCCtacaacaaaaagaaactgtAATCACAAGAAGACCATCAAATGTTTGATGTGCCCCTTTTTCCTTCCAGAGTTTATTTGTCCTGTCTAGATCCAGGTACAATAAATTTCCTAGAAAAACCCTTTAAACATTCATATATCAAGCAGAAAACATAGAACAAGAAAACATAACATTTAACAATTGTGAAATTCTGCAGTATCGTCATGtgtttcactttattttgttttgatttttttttatttccccttTGCATCAGGAAAACAAATTATCATTATAAAAACAACTGTCTGTGAAAATTTAGTTAGtgcaaaatatataaatgtcaGTGAATGACATTGGTAAATGGCATCTTGTTTACCAGTATAACAACATCAGTCAACAAGGCTGATACAGACAGCAGGCAGATATGTTGGAGTAtacctacaaaaaaaaaaagtagaaaataaCATAAACCAGACATACAAAGCTGGACTATACAAATATATTAGCTTAAtagtaaaacaataaattaataTGTTTGCTTATGTTTTCAATAATTTATTCTATTCTGAGATGACAAAACAAGATATTTTCAAGTCAGTGAAAAAATTACACAGAGTTGATATTTAAAGGTACTAAGCTTATTTTAgtcaaacacaaaatgaaacataaatGCTGTTGTTTTACTTCCTTAACACtattagagtagctttgcatgaattATTGTTCAATAGGGCCTTGTGCAACCCCTCAGTTCACCCACTGTCTGAAATAAGCTGTTATAGCTTTCTCCCTTTAAAGGCACCCTCCCTTTAatccaactttcttctgattcgCTGTCCCTTGCAGACAGAAGCTCTAAAAGGCTGATGGCTGGGGATTTTGCACTCATAGACAAACCTGTGTGGTTGAGATGATCATGTTAAGTATATCTGCTGTTTTTGATATCACACAGGTCTAAGTGTGAGCATCAGAGCAGACTGAAGGCTCAGATTTCAGACAAGGCTACttgtacatatatacatacatatcattattttttaaacttttgccTTGTTTAATATGAGATATCACCAGTGCAACATTATATATGACAGAACATaagtaaaagaataaaatctattttaaaacaggtttagattaaaaaagtgttttggacACGGACTATAATCACAaagaatttgatttttttttttaatcaaattaaaaatgctACAAATGAAAATTATAGCATGTATTTACTAAGTCacattatgttaaaaaaaaaaaaaaagaaaaagaaagagcagCCAATTGTAAGTCATAGTATGTACCATTGAGATGAAGAAGATCAGGGTTAAAGCACTTCAATAAACATTGGTAGAATaggttgtaaaaaaaaagtctctcaTGTGGAACAATGCAGAGCACCAGCACCAAAGCTTACCTTCACGAAATGATCGATGTGTGGTTGGAAGGTAACTTCAGAGTCAACCcacacacataaatatttcatttttttttcctattttctgAAGAGCTCCGGCATCATTATGGGTTAAAGGCAGCAAATTAGATTTAAGTTGATGTTCTGTCTCAGGCCAAAGAGCATAAAGCAGGTTTTTATTGAGCAGTAATTTGTTATCTGACAGCCAAGTTTGTAGGTTATTAAAGTCTGATCGCAGAGCCTTTTGTATGTGTAGAATAGaagcttttgttttcattgtcttGAACCAACATGCTGTGCGACTCTCTTCTTAACTGCACAATTTAAACGTAACAATAGGAATAcacagatatttatttatttattaaacgcAGACAGGTGCAGTCAATCCAGATCTGACAGCGGCTGCTGTTTACTCATATTCCCCTGGTTACAACGCTGGCAGAGACGGCTGCGTCAAGTGCaacgtgtgtgtatgtttgtgtttgtttgtctggCCATCAGCCTTTCACTTTGTCTAAGCTTTGCACACAGATGGTACAAGTTACACAAGATTGATGTGTGACCTAGATGCATCCTGTTAAACCTGTGAAATAAAGAGAAGGAGTGAACATGGGACTGCAAAGTGGGGATGGAGGAGTTACACAGAGGGCTTAGTTTGGGGGACTGTGGGGAGGGGGTTAAGCCGATGATAATGAAATATGGAGACAGGTCACCGAGGACTGCAAGGTGGCAGACAATAACACTGAGATAGATATGACAGGGCAGATGGAGTGTGAAAGTGAGCATAAAAGATTATGGGCAAAAATGTTGGAATGTGGTTCAAGCCCGAGCACAAAGAATGAATAGATGCAGCGTGCATCGCTTCTCTGTTTCCCAGTGAATGTAAGGCATTTTGTATTTCTGCGTCTCCAAGGCAACATCATCCTCCAGCATGTCAATCATAATTGTGGTTGATTTGTGTGCACACAAATAGGCTACATCCACGCACACCTCCTGGCTGGCACGCAGCTTTTTTGTCCTACGATTATCTGGAATATCACAGCATCAGAGCGATTATTTAAAATTACCAAAAACAAAcgtacaggggaaaaaaaatcaagtgtagagggaaaaaaataaaaagaacaataGAGGCTGTCAATGTCATGGTTCTGACACTCATGATTCAGACATGTTTGCACGGTTTGCCAAGATGATACGATTTGTTGAAGAGACACATGATCCAAACAAACAAGTCAACACCTCTCCCACACAACAGTCTTTCTCTGcatctcctctcctcttcctcctgttgCCATCAACAAtcctctttttacacacacacatcaaaatcCTGCTCTTCTTCTTGCAAAGGAAATTTAAACAATGAGTCTGTTCACTGTGTCTTTGTACTGATAGTAGTCTACATATGTTAAATCCTCATAATCTGTGCAGCCCTGTATGTATTTAATGTATACTGTAGACACCTCCGTATCCTCGTAGCTGCTATTGATGTGCTTTTTAAGTAGTCGCACAATTGAATTAAACACAATCAATATTTTATTACCTACCTTACAATGCATTATTCATGTAGCATAGCTTTTTACCAGTGAAGTTTGGCCAGGCCTGATTGAAACCATCaatcaaaacattttcatcagtaCACTCTGGAGTTGTAATTAATGTGATCAATGTACGAGCTTTTATAATAAAATTACTCTTTGCAAAATGCCTCTGAATGTCTAATAGCGTATtactatggaggaccacaagagccacgcgcatcgaaataaaaatttctgtgctttaataatgaattgtagaataaattctgcaattgtaaattcatttttgaattccaatttaataaactgcatttcaaaatcctttttccaattgcatttcaaaatcctttttccaattgcactttaataaactgcattttaaaatccttttttcagttgcaatttaataaactgcagttcaaaatcctttttccacttgcaatttaataaactgcagttcaaaatcctttttccacctgcaatttaataaactgcagttctaaatcctttttccacttgcaatttaataaactgcagttcaaaatccttttccacctgcaatttaataaactgcagttcaaaatcctttttccacttgcactttaataaactgcagttcaaaatcctttttccacctgcaatttaataaactgcagttcaaaatcctttttccacttgcaatttaataaactgcagttcaaaatcccttttccacctgcaatttaataaactgcagttcaaaatccatttccctttcctgttcgctccgggattagctgctggattagctcctggattagctgctggattagctcttcgattagcaacttgctggaggctattcaaattagccacaccgtgggatgtaaggagctctctgattggttggtcagacacaggctgtctgccagcctggatttttttggctcatagcttctccctgctaagaagcgtgtgtgcttgtacaaaggccgttcagcctcgggatttacactcggctcgacacggatatgtgaagaatgaagggaccctgcagcgaaacggagagcccaacctctgactgagtacTTGTTTacgcagtctgaccacctgttgaaggtaaggtgctaacgtggctaacgctagcatcaccgcacgtagccccattattttaaggtcatcttagctaatgaaagttttacgtcgcagctgtacgagctcgctacgtgttttgtaagctgctgtgctcttcacaaataaagctggaagcagctcagactgttagaaccagcactgaggcctgttacatttatacagtgttagagcaatggctgcaacctacagcctttaaactagcgattacaatgctgacagtaaactcgtcagtccagatgttaccacattactttgtgatacttggagttaaaacaactgagacaggctgattaaaataacagctgtcagttctctcattccttatatcaagactggagatcacactactgatttcagttcatttaatatgtgagtgcacagattcattctcaactggacataaatgatgatcaaaggttgtatatatgatgaattcatcaaatcccagcctctaacacagtgcgctgaatcttagctttgaatgtccagtatattctaatcagtgcaatgtaagcattcactgaacctacagtatctacacctgtgtggcaaatgtgtggtaaagatacagataatgaaattttattattaatacaatatacatcatgaaaaatgaaagctgaaattgattcagtttagtacttttctctgtatgctctgtgattataaaggccttaaattctgtgatatatactgtaaatgattttcacagaggtcttaaagtagttaaatcactgctgatagtctggttgtttgtattttcacgtttttgtgtCTATAGGGCTATTTGATGACGATATgaactcctctgggagatgaggacacacccacatctgttccatactgcagccattgatggtgttacagctctgaggcagctttgggccatcagacgcacacactggaaaaccagcacctggacttcatgcaggagagacggcctcagtgatTTAGGTTCATAAGCaagttcaaacatttctggcctcttatcacttaggttttttaatctcaaaagtgaatgcatttaaagcaggaactgcacacctagctgtcaaaagtttggcagcatgagtaaagttttgtagggtccttgttaaaaattccacaagcaccacatttgtcatataTAGTTCATTTTGTACAGGACATTTTTGAAATTATAAACTATATATTCTAGTTGTCCACTTGTCAgtaatttttgagtaaatggatgtcactgataaatcagtggtgattcacctgcaaatgtttttaacaaactttgttttttgtagaattaatcagcagctgtggagagatgcatttgaataCCTTCTGGTTCCACTTTTCCTAACCTGGAAGCTGAGGATGGCTGATTTCTGACAGGGACACACACCTCAGCGCTTATCATGGGTGTTACATCCTCTGTGCCGCGATTCCAGAGAAAACGAGAGAGCAACGACCACTCATTAAGACCAGCcagaaatctgtccctttctggcagctgtggaaacttccaataagaaagtttgcattcttagaacaatgctgggtcatgtgtgatgtgtcatcatatgaggatattacattttgccttaattctgctcaattaagtgttttgatcGTTGATCCAGTATGGCAGCTTTGTATTGTGCTGCAAGTTAAAACCTATTGTCCTCATGAGCACAGCATCTAACAACTCTCCTTAAAAGAAAACGAatgactttaactggacacaatggtttccagtgggagatacattcatcactcatccgtgacactggagaagtcacctggatgagtgataaaacaatttcccatggaaaatccagaggaactaaactttgttgtttctCTGGGCTCAATTTCAGCTCTAGGAGCATCtctcagaagaaaacattttgccaataatcagataaaaagattgttgaaccaggtggtattctctggagtttaagaccaaaactgaactcagtgaaatgacattagactggaattcataagatgaatagaaatactgctgaagctgaatgatgatgtgtgtgtgtgtgtgtgtgtgtgtgtgtgtgtgtgtgtgtgtgtgtgtgtgtgtgtgtgtgtgtgtgtgtgtgtgtgagagagagagagagcgagagagagagagagagagagagcgagagagagctttgttttctccaattcaccaggtctgtaaagttcagtatgactgtggtacatgatacaaaagaataaatacagaagaataacaactttatgtgaataactttactcttcttaaaaataactcataaaacaagtaaaagtacaaatgtgtacaagttagagacttcctcagtaagtttacactcttttggagtgattttaatggtgtgttaaagaagaaagagattagaggtaaagtagaggatgcagagtccatcatcactgaggccgtctctcctgcatgaagtccaggtgctggttttccagtgtgtgcgtctgatggcccaaagctgcctcagagctgtaacaccatcaatggctgcagtatggaacagatgtgggtgtgtcctcatctcccagaggagttcATATCGTCATCAAATAGCCCTATAGacacaaaaacgtgaaaatacaaacaaccagactatcagcagtgatttaactactttaagacctctgtgaaaatcatttacagtatatatcacagaatttaaggcctttataatcacagagcatacagagaaaagtactaaactgaatcaatttcagctttcatttttcatgatgtatattgtattaataataaaatttcattatctgtatctttaccacacatttgccacacaggtgtagatactgtaggttcagtgaatgcttacattgcactgattagaatatactggacattcaaagctaagattcagcgcactgtgttagaggctgggattggatgaattcatcatatatacaacctttgatcatcatttatgtccagttgagaatgaatctgtgcactcacatattaaatgaactgaaatcagtagtgtgatctccagtcttgatataaggaatgagagaactgacagctgttattttaatcagcctgtctcagttgttttaactccaagtatcacaaagtaatgtggtaacatctggactgacgagtttactgtcagcattgtaatcgctagtttaaaggctgtaggttgcagccattgctctaacactgtataaatgtaacaggcctcagtgctggttctaacagtctgagctgcttccagctttatttgtgaagagcacagcagcttacaaaacacgtagcgagctcgtacagctgcgacgtaaaactttcattagctaagatgaccttaaaataatggggctacgtgcggtgatgctagcgttagccacgttagcaccttaccttcaacaggtggtcagactgcgtAAACAAGTACTCagccagaggttggctctccgtttcgctgcagggtcccttcattcttcacatatccgtgtcgagccgagtgtaaatcccgaggctgaacggcctttgtacaagcacacaggCTTCTTAGCAGggagaagctatgagctagaaaaatccaggctggcagacagcctgtgtctgaccaaccaatcagagagctccttacatcccacggtgtggctaatttgaatagcctccagcaagttgttaatcgaagagctaatccagcagctaatccaggagctaatccagcagctaatcccggagcgaacaggaaagggaaatggattttgaactgcagtttattaaattgcaggtggaaaagggattttgaactgcagtttattaaattgcaagtggaaaaaggattttgaactgcagtttattaaattgcaggtggaaaaaggattttgaactgcagtttattaaagtgcaagtggaaaaaggattttgaactgcagtttattaaattgcaggtggaaaaaggattttgaactgcagtttattaaattgcaagtggaaaaaggatttagaactgcagtttattaaattgcaggtggaaaaaggattttgaactgcagtttattaaattgcaagtggaaaaaggattttgaactgcagtttattaaattgcaactgaaaaaaggattttaaaatgcagtttattaaagtgcaattggaaaaaggattttgaaatgcaattggaaaaaggattttgaaatgcagtttattaaattggaattcaaaaatgaatttacaattgcagaatttattctacaattcattattaaagcacagaaatttttatttcgatgcgcgtggctcttgtggtcctccatataTTACAAATCAGGTTGAGCCAGAAAAATAGTCTGATCTCAGTGTCATGTTCTGAAAATTATCAGGCTCAATCATCAGCTCTGA
The Oreochromis aureus strain Israel breed Guangdong linkage group 8, ZZ_aureus, whole genome shotgun sequence DNA segment above includes these coding regions:
- the kcng3 gene encoding potassium voltage-gated channel subfamily G member 3; translation: MKFGKSICVLNVGGTRYAFTREVIRDFPLRRVSRLIACATEKEVLELCDDYDRDRNEFFFDRHAQAFVFIMLYVRSGKLRFVPGVCELSFYTEMLYWGLESAHLDSCCQKRLDDRMSDIGLDTLSEGDIEDEPQSPGESVQEAELTCRARWLEKMRKAFEEPNSSLVAQLLASVSVIFVIVSMIMLCASTLPDWDTAKRTTVEEHRIVEAVCIGWFTAECIVRFLVAKDKWDFLRRPLNIIDVIAITPYYVTMAMARAGMPGAGLGVAGVILRVLRMMRVFWLMKLARHFLGLQTLGLTLRRCYREMVMLMVFVCVAMAIYSALAQLLEHGLDLETQNSDYASIPAAAWWVIISMTTVGYGDVYPVTIGGRVLGGMCVVSGIVLLALPITFIYHSFVQCYHELKLRSARYARNLSAEMLR